A genomic region of Metopolophium dirhodum isolate CAU chromosome 1, ASM1992520v1, whole genome shotgun sequence contains the following coding sequences:
- the LOC132933420 gene encoding mitochondrial adenyl nucleotide antiporter SLC25A23-like — protein sequence MVNTINHQMTVGHSDTESIMPPHYLHEVPNKYELNLAKLFESLDMDKNGKIDILELSIALHDEEYVQKFSELSNATKSGSITLAEFIHYVKEHEQLLRLIFSKIDKNKDGKIDQYEIIRAFQELRIEIDDAEAIRLLKRMDKDGSLEISFEEWRDFLLNFPFTDLHDLIKYWRHSACIDIGEDMNVPDDFTQAEIITGMWWQHLVSGGVAGAVSRTFTAPLDRLKVYLQVYGNQHSNITACFKNMLNEGGKLGMWRGNGINVLKIAPESALKFMAYEQAKRFIQGSRTNDLTIFEKFMAGSLAGGFSQSLIYPLEVLKTKLAIRKSNQYKGIFDCIQKMYYREGMRSFYRGYVPNLIGILPYAGIDLAVYETLKNKYITSHNDSEKPGVPLLLACGTISSTCGQVCSYPLALVRTRLQAPHFEGPDTRTMMSVFREIWMKEGMAGLYRGITPNFMKVAPAVSISYVVYERCREALGALGDVVK from the exons ATGGTGAACACTATTAATCATCAAATGACTGTTGGACATAGTGACACTGAAAGCATAATGCCTCCTCATTATCTACATGAGGTTCCTAACAAATATGAACTTAATTTGGCTAAATTATTCGAATCGCTTGACATGGACAAGAACGGTAAAATTGACATACTTGAGTTGTCCATTGCATTGCATGATGAAGAGTATGTTCAA aagTTTTCAGAACTGTCTAATGCCACTAAAAGTGGTTCCATTACATTAGCtgaatttatacattatgttaaagaacatgaacaattattaagactaattttttcaaaaattgataaaaacaaagatg gGAAAATTGATCAATATGAGATTATAAGAGCTTTCCAAGAATTAAGGATTGAAATTGACGACGCTGAAGCTATAAGACTTCTTAAAAG gaTGGATAAAGATGGTAGTTTAGAAATTAGCTTTGAAGAATGGAGAGATTTTTTACTTAACTTCCCCTTTACAGACTTACACgacttaattaaatattggaGGCATTCAGCT tgTATAGACATTGGAGAAGATATGAATGTGCCAGATGATTTCACTCAGGCTGAAATAATAACAGGGATGTGGTGGCAGCATCTTGTGTCTGGTGGTGTAGCTGGCGCTGTCTCAAGAACTTTTACTGCACCTTTAGATAGGCTTAAAGTATATTTACAA GTATACGGCAATCAACATAGCAATATAACAGCTTGTTTCAAAAACATGTTAAATGAAGGAGGCAAACTAGGCATGTGGCGTGGAAATGGTATAAATGTACTCAAGATAGCTCCAGAGTCTGCACTTAAATTTATGGCTTATGAACAAGCTAAACGCTTTATTCAAGGTTCAAGAACTAATGACttaacaatatttgaaaaatttatggCCGGATCCCTTGCTGGAGGTTTTAGTCAATCATTAATTTATCCCTTAGAA gttttaaaaacaaaattagccATTAGAAAAAGTAATCAATACAAGGGCATATTTGattgtattcaaaaaatgtattaccgtGAAGGTATGCGCAGTTTTTACAGAGGTTATGTTCCCAACCTTATAGGTATACTTCCGTATGCTGGTATTGACCTTGCAGTTTAtgag acattaaaaaataagtatatcacTTCACATAACGATAGTGAAAAACCTGGTGTGCCATTATTGTTAGCGTGTGGTACTATTTCTAGTACTTGTGGCCAGGTGTGTTCATACCCTTTAGCTCTTGTCCGTACACGTCTTCAAGCACCTC ATTTTGAAGGTCCTGATACAAGGACAATGATGTCAGTGTTTAGAGAAATTTGGATGAAAGAAGGTATGGCTGGCTTGTACAGAGGTATCACTCCAAATTTTATGAAAGTAGCGCCTGCTGTTAGTATAAGTTATGTTGTTTATGAACGATGTCGTGAAGCACTAGGAGCACTTGGAGACGTTGtgaaataa